Proteins encoded by one window of Salicibibacter halophilus:
- a CDS encoding PTS transporter subunit EIIC, with translation MKKEEAIVQELISHLGGKENIASISNCMTRLRLNFYDYEKVQLEKIRNMDDVLGVVEDETLQIVLGPGTANKVAIELSGVTGLSAGEDDDEHVTEDTKTQMKQKNKTPVKNFLKRIGNIFIPLIPALIASGLINGGAGLAENLGVDEQTTWLQMAQVIGGGLFAFLSILVGWTTAREFGGTPALGAVAGILIINPELEEITLFGEELVAGQGGVFAALLAAWVMALVERFVRKFVPAALDILLTPFITVLFVGFATLIVLQPIAAGFSDLVQMGINFLLEIGGPIAGAVLAGFFLPLVMIGMHHGLTPIHLDFIETIGYTPILTILGMAGGGQVGAALAVYVKTRSQKLKDRVKGTVPAGFLGVGEPLLFGVTLPLGRPFVTACLGAAVGGAFQAVAGTGATGIGISGLSMIPIIAEGQYISYIIGLLIAYVFGFLFTYWFGFKEEMVRNLD, from the coding sequence ATGAAAAAAGAAGAAGCGATTGTTCAAGAACTGATATCCCACTTGGGCGGAAAAGAAAATATAGCTTCAATTTCCAATTGTATGACGCGATTACGGTTGAATTTTTATGACTATGAAAAGGTCCAGCTTGAAAAGATCCGCAACATGGACGACGTATTAGGCGTTGTGGAAGATGAGACGTTGCAAATTGTCCTTGGTCCCGGAACCGCCAATAAAGTGGCAATCGAGCTTTCGGGAGTGACGGGGTTAAGCGCAGGGGAAGACGATGATGAACATGTAACCGAGGATACGAAAACGCAAATGAAACAAAAAAATAAAACACCGGTTAAAAATTTTCTTAAAAGAATCGGAAATATCTTTATTCCGCTTATTCCGGCATTGATTGCATCCGGTTTAATTAATGGTGGCGCAGGACTGGCAGAAAACCTCGGGGTAGATGAACAGACAACCTGGTTGCAAATGGCGCAAGTCATTGGGGGAGGACTTTTTGCCTTTCTGAGCATCCTTGTGGGTTGGACGACAGCCCGGGAATTTGGGGGAACACCGGCGCTCGGAGCCGTTGCAGGCATTTTAATTATTAATCCTGAACTTGAGGAAATTACATTGTTTGGTGAGGAGCTCGTCGCCGGGCAGGGCGGGGTTTTCGCTGCCTTGTTAGCGGCTTGGGTAATGGCGCTTGTGGAACGTTTCGTACGAAAATTTGTGCCCGCGGCCTTGGATATACTTCTTACGCCGTTTATTACCGTTCTTTTCGTCGGATTTGCTACGCTTATCGTGTTGCAACCGATTGCGGCAGGCTTTTCAGATCTGGTACAAATGGGCATTAACTTTTTATTGGAGATCGGAGGTCCGATTGCCGGAGCTGTGCTTGCCGGATTTTTCCTTCCACTAGTAATGATCGGCATGCACCATGGACTGACGCCGATTCATTTGGATTTTATTGAAACGATAGGGTATACGCCAATTCTTACCATTCTTGGCATGGCCGGAGGCGGCCAGGTAGGCGCGGCTCTTGCCGTTTATGTGAAAACGAGAAGCCAGAAGTTAAAAGACAGGGTTAAAGGTACAGTGCCGGCTGGCTTTCTCGGTGTTGGGGAGCCGTTATTGTTCGGTGTGACCTTGCCACTCGGGCGCCCATTCGTCACCGCCTGTTTAGGGGCGGCAGTCGGAGGAGCTTTCCAGGCCGTCGCGGGCACCGGGGCTACAGGTATCGGCATTTCCGGTTTATCCATGATCCCGATCATTGCAGAAGGGCAATATATTTCGTATATTATCGGGCTCTTGATTGCTTATGTGTTTGGGTTCCTTTTCACGTATTGGTTCGGTTTCAAGGAAGAAATGGTAAGAAACTTAGATTAG
- the hemQ gene encoding hydrogen peroxide-dependent heme synthase: MPEPAETIDGWYCLHDLRSIDWTSWKRLPQDERQQILDEFVSMVEEWIDNEQKEEGSYALYSIVGQKADLMFMLLRPTMEELEQIEKAYNQSRLAEYTIPAYSYISVVELGKYMFRGEGDPLEDPSIRERVFPILPKWEHICFYPMDKKREGEDNWYMMPAKDRGQLMYGHGMVGRKYAGYVKQVITGSVGFDDWEWGVTLFAHDVLQFKKLIYEMRFDEASARFAEFGPFYVGNVLEKDKIAGYFQV; the protein is encoded by the coding sequence ATGCCCGAGCCTGCAGAAACTATTGATGGCTGGTATTGCCTGCATGATCTCCGTTCTATCGACTGGACATCATGGAAACGCCTACCGCAAGATGAAAGGCAACAGATTCTTGATGAATTCGTATCCATGGTCGAAGAATGGATCGACAATGAACAAAAAGAAGAAGGAAGCTACGCCTTATATTCCATTGTAGGGCAGAAAGCGGACCTCATGTTTATGTTGCTCCGTCCGACGATGGAAGAACTGGAACAGATTGAAAAAGCCTATAATCAATCACGATTAGCTGAATATACAATTCCGGCGTATTCCTATATCTCCGTCGTAGAGCTGGGAAAATACATGTTCCGCGGCGAAGGGGATCCCCTCGAAGACCCAAGCATACGCGAACGCGTTTTCCCAATTTTACCGAAATGGGAGCACATATGCTTTTACCCGATGGACAAAAAACGTGAAGGAGAAGACAACTGGTACATGATGCCGGCAAAAGACCGAGGGCAATTAATGTATGGCCACGGGATGGTCGGCCGCAAATACGCGGGTTATGTCAAGCAAGTCATCACGGGCTCCGTCGGCTTTGACGATTGGGAATGGGGCGTTACCCTATTCGCCCACGACGTTCTCCAATTTAAAAAGCTTATTTATGAAATGCGTTTTGACGAAGCCTCCGCGCGTTTTGCCGAGTTCGGCCCTTTCTACGTCGGAAATGTATTGGAAAAAGATAAAATTGCAGGGTATTTCCAAGTATAA
- a CDS encoding glycoside hydrolase family 3 protein, with the protein MGRCGVITILFLVGLAASAWSLNEGGASVKDFILYENIEQAEIPSTDSFALQGMHIYDDGHFTFVNDGITWSSNNESVAVINDDGEIAWTGAPGRAVIEASDGTYQDQIVLVNSVDRHHGGNDVLKQTTQRHAVIPDAIEGMTVEEKVGQMLMPAFRTWGHENVTQMLPGLEQLVKQHHLGGVILFGGNMQTPAQTTELIADYQASSEKYGMLIGADQEGGLVQRIPFGTGMPGNMILGAGNDPDMTKETGRVIGTELQSLGINMNMAPSIDVNNNPDNPVIGVRSFGEDPGAVAKHGIAYMKGLQATGVAATAKHFPGHGDTAVDSHIGSPEVGHDRHRLSNVEWVPFQKAMDHDVDAMMTAHVTLPDIDPRTVHSVNSGKDITLPATLSDRVLTDLMRDEMGYDGVIFTDALEMNAISAHFEPADAAIRAVKAGSDIIVMPVALEEVAKGMVDAVKQGEIDEKNIDASIERILELKIKRGIVKEEHPPPLEEKVTRAEETVRSKDHLAVEEQAAAQGVTVVKNEQQALPIQARTGDEEVVVIGTKYAETLARAMKAHHPGVEAIPLPENGRISDEQWQKIRQADNVVAETHTSDADMRRMDHPQMEMVRRVDKEMTYPLITVAVRNPYDLTAYPEVDGHLAQYGTTHANFAASAGVLFGNINPEGRLPVAIPSTDGGILYDVGDGVTYE; encoded by the coding sequence ATGGGACGGTGTGGTGTCATCACAATCCTTTTCCTCGTTGGCTTGGCAGCTTCCGCTTGGAGCCTAAACGAGGGTGGAGCGTCTGTAAAAGACTTCATCTTATATGAAAATATCGAACAGGCGGAGATTCCATCAACAGACTCCTTTGCTCTTCAGGGCATGCATATTTATGATGACGGTCATTTTACGTTTGTAAATGATGGGATCACTTGGAGCTCGAACAACGAATCGGTAGCCGTTATCAATGATGACGGGGAAATTGCATGGACGGGTGCACCGGGGAGAGCTGTCATTGAAGCATCGGATGGAACCTATCAAGATCAAATCGTGCTTGTAAACAGCGTTGATCGCCATCATGGAGGCAATGATGTTCTAAAGCAGACGACACAAAGGCATGCCGTTATCCCGGATGCCATCGAGGGGATGACGGTGGAAGAGAAGGTCGGCCAAATGCTGATGCCGGCTTTTCGAACTTGGGGGCACGAAAACGTTACGCAGATGCTGCCGGGGCTCGAGCAATTGGTGAAGCAACACCACTTGGGCGGCGTGATTTTATTCGGGGGAAATATGCAAACGCCTGCGCAAACGACGGAACTCATTGCCGATTATCAAGCTTCCTCTGAAAAATATGGAATGTTGATCGGCGCTGACCAGGAAGGAGGACTCGTACAAAGGATCCCTTTCGGCACGGGAATGCCGGGGAATATGATTCTTGGTGCCGGAAATGATCCGGACATGACGAAAGAGACAGGCCGAGTGATCGGAACTGAGCTACAGTCGCTCGGCATTAATATGAATATGGCTCCGAGCATCGATGTCAATAATAACCCGGATAACCCTGTCATAGGGGTTCGTTCCTTTGGAGAAGATCCGGGAGCGGTGGCCAAGCATGGAATTGCTTATATGAAAGGGTTGCAAGCGACAGGTGTGGCAGCTACCGCGAAGCATTTCCCGGGGCATGGGGATACGGCAGTTGATTCCCATATTGGTTCACCCGAAGTCGGTCATGACCGCCATCGTCTGTCTAACGTTGAATGGGTCCCTTTTCAAAAAGCGATGGACCATGATGTAGACGCGATGATGACCGCGCATGTAACGTTGCCGGACATTGATCCACGTACTGTTCATTCCGTTAATAGCGGAAAAGATATCACACTTCCTGCCACCTTGTCGGATCGTGTGCTCACTGATCTCATGCGGGATGAGATGGGGTATGACGGTGTCATTTTCACGGATGCCTTGGAAATGAATGCCATATCCGCTCATTTTGAACCGGCAGACGCGGCCATTCGAGCAGTAAAGGCCGGATCGGATATTATCGTCATGCCAGTCGCTTTGGAAGAAGTGGCGAAAGGTATGGTTGATGCCGTAAAGCAAGGGGAAATTGACGAAAAAAACATCGATGCGTCTATAGAGCGGATTTTGGAACTGAAAATAAAACGGGGAATCGTAAAAGAAGAACACCCCCCTCCGCTTGAAGAAAAAGTCACACGAGCGGAAGAAACCGTTCGGTCGAAAGATCATCTAGCCGTTGAAGAACAAGCGGCAGCGCAAGGGGTTACTGTTGTTAAAAATGAACAGCAAGCACTTCCTATCCAAGCCCGAACGGGCGACGAAGAGGTCGTAGTTATCGGCACGAAATATGCAGAGACACTCGCCAGAGCGATGAAGGCCCATCATCCCGGAGTAGAAGCGATCCCTCTTCCGGAAAATGGACGAATCAGTGACGAGCAATGGCAAAAAATCCGGCAAGCAGACAACGTCGTTGCAGAAACACATACATCGGACGCAGATATGAGACGTATGGACCACCCACAGATGGAGATGGTTCGCCGCGTAGATAAAGAGATGACATATCCACTTATCACTGTCGCGGTGCGGAATCCTTATGATCTTACGGCCTACCCTGAAGTGGATGGACATCTGGCGCAATATGGTACCACTCATGCAAATTTTGCAGCAAGCGCCGGTGTTTTATTTGGCAACATAAATCCCGAAGGTCGCTTGCCGGTGGCCATCCCTTCAACGGATGGTGGTATTCTCTATGATGTCGGTGACGGAGTAACGTATGAATGA
- a CDS encoding YwhD family protein: protein MELFNKNREKRTGSGFNILSGDSTDGHGGFGVGSLSLDHLTPVIIDPVDERVFIDMGAIHARSEIEKKIKLLENKEELNDPREYWMVWVTTGHTEEGKPKYNGVGACRFYREEEPPEGSRFKRGYKSMPEHVNNMDKALKGRVVVDLMDEKSRYMLREYLKGFSEEYWDNSNDELKEALAD, encoded by the coding sequence GTGGAACTATTTAATAAAAACAGAGAGAAACGCACAGGTTCAGGTTTTAATATATTAAGTGGAGATTCGACAGATGGACACGGTGGATTTGGGGTCGGCTCCTTAAGCCTTGACCATTTAACGCCGGTGATTATTGACCCTGTGGATGAACGGGTGTTTATTGACATGGGCGCCATTCATGCCCGTTCCGAAATTGAAAAGAAGATCAAACTGCTTGAAAATAAAGAAGAACTTAACGACCCGAGAGAATATTGGATGGTCTGGGTGACGACCGGACATACAGAAGAAGGTAAACCAAAGTATAATGGCGTCGGCGCGTGTCGCTTCTATCGGGAAGAAGAGCCCCCGGAAGGGAGCCGTTTCAAGAGAGGCTATAAAAGCATGCCGGAACATGTGAATAATATGGATAAGGCGTTAAAAGGCCGGGTTGTCGTCGACCTTATGGATGAAAAATCCCGATATATGTTGCGGGAATATTTGAAAGGGTTCAGTGAAGAATACTGGGATAACTCGAATGATGAACTTAAGGAAGCATTAGCAGATTAG
- a CDS encoding lipoate--protein ligase family protein yields MTSLRTLPATQWRWLNHSEKGLDYSPLHSFAYDDTLCESVGKEDSFPIVHTWIHKPTIVLGTVDSRLPFIHRAIKEQNENGFGTIVRNSGGLAVFLDPGILNISLIVKDSKTFAINAAYTFMWNFVREMYRDAEQEIVTGEIVGSYCPGNFDLSIGGKKFAGISQRRLRSGISIQVYLAITGTGAERAEILRKLYQTAGGNHSPSTPTVDPETMASLSELYNREMTIADSEARMKRVFNENGIKLTPTRLSANENERFQKRLDLVHMRNKKILGY; encoded by the coding sequence ATGACAAGTTTACGAACGTTACCGGCGACCCAATGGCGTTGGTTGAACCACTCGGAAAAGGGATTGGATTACAGCCCTCTCCATTCCTTCGCTTATGACGATACCCTTTGTGAAAGCGTCGGCAAAGAAGATTCTTTTCCGATTGTGCATACATGGATCCACAAACCAACGATCGTGCTCGGCACCGTGGATAGCCGTTTGCCTTTCATTCATCGCGCGATAAAAGAACAAAACGAAAACGGCTTTGGCACCATCGTGCGTAATTCCGGCGGTCTGGCTGTTTTTCTTGACCCCGGGATCCTAAACATCTCTCTAATCGTAAAAGATTCGAAAACCTTCGCGATCAATGCAGCTTACACGTTCATGTGGAACTTTGTCCGGGAAATGTACCGTGACGCAGAACAAGAAATAGTGACAGGGGAGATTGTCGGATCTTACTGTCCGGGGAATTTTGATCTTAGTATCGGGGGTAAAAAATTTGCCGGCATTTCCCAACGTCGTCTGCGTAGCGGTATCTCCATCCAGGTATATCTCGCCATTACCGGTACCGGAGCCGAACGGGCAGAAATCCTCCGCAAGTTGTATCAAACAGCCGGAGGGAATCACAGCCCCTCCACGCCAACGGTTGATCCTGAAACGATGGCTTCTCTGTCGGAATTGTACAACCGGGAAATGACAATCGCGGACAGTGAAGCGCGCATGAAACGTGTGTTTAATGAAAACGGGATCAAGCTCACGCCAACCCGTTTGTCCGCTAACGAAAACGAGCGTTTCCAAAAACGATTAGACCTCGTCCATATGCGTAACAAAAAAATATTGGGATATTAG
- the murQ gene encoding N-acetylmuramic acid 6-phosphate etherase — MLNRLETEKRNPKSKHLDEMPVYEVLQKMNEEDQYVTEAVRKVLPAITPLVEAVTKSLRTQGRLIYVGAGTSGRLGLLDAVECRPTFGVPSSTVIGQMAGGEAAFTEAKEGAEDSREAGELDLINLSLTANDVVVGLAASGRTPYVVGALQYARSRGAVTGSVACNRSAVISAHADHPIEVNTGAEVLTGSTRLKAGTAQKLVLNMISTVSMVGTGKVYENLMVDVRPTNEKLYKRSHRIIMEATGADEETAVAAFEEAGQHVKTAIVMILADVSEKDARQMLAQSDGFIKKAVRGGD; from the coding sequence ATGTTAAATCGTTTAGAAACAGAAAAAAGAAATCCCAAAAGCAAGCATTTGGATGAAATGCCCGTCTACGAAGTCCTCCAAAAGATGAATGAAGAAGATCAATATGTAACGGAAGCAGTAAGAAAAGTTTTGCCCGCGATTACGCCATTAGTGGAAGCGGTTACAAAATCTTTGCGAACGCAAGGGCGGCTCATTTATGTAGGTGCAGGCACGAGCGGGCGGCTCGGATTGCTGGATGCTGTTGAATGCCGCCCTACGTTCGGTGTGCCATCATCTACCGTTATTGGACAAATGGCAGGTGGTGAGGCTGCATTTACAGAAGCGAAGGAGGGGGCGGAAGATTCACGGGAAGCAGGGGAGCTCGATTTAATAAACCTTTCCTTAACGGCAAATGATGTAGTTGTCGGTCTTGCTGCCAGTGGGCGAACCCCTTATGTTGTGGGCGCTTTGCAATATGCCCGTTCACGCGGGGCTGTCACCGGGAGTGTCGCTTGCAACCGGTCCGCCGTAATTAGCGCGCATGCGGATCATCCGATAGAAGTGAACACGGGTGCGGAAGTGCTCACCGGTTCTACACGGTTAAAAGCCGGTACCGCCCAGAAATTGGTGCTAAACATGATTTCCACCGTATCAATGGTCGGGACAGGAAAGGTCTATGAAAATTTAATGGTGGATGTAAGGCCTACGAATGAAAAATTATACAAGCGCTCCCACCGCATTATTATGGAAGCAACAGGGGCAGATGAAGAAACGGCGGTTGCAGCATTTGAGGAAGCCGGTCAACACGTCAAAACGGCGATTGTAATGATTCTTGCTGATGTGTCCGAAAAAGATGCCCGGCAGATGCTTGCCCAATCGGACGGTTTTATTAAAAAGGCAGTAAGAGGTGGGGATTAA
- a CDS encoding YwgA family protein, translating to MLDQHINVLSLLKRVGEITGRKKFQKIVFISKKLGMPFHEKYNFHRYGPYSEELSLRLEELQQFGFISEIKEEKAGYHQYRYQVAANGEDFLNTKGNDRETFEQQKTVIEDMNACSSKFLELASTILFLEPADKEEIIKKVHTLKKTQKYSKQDIEQAYAHIEYWRQHLNKGR from the coding sequence GTGTTGGACCAACATATCAACGTCCTGTCATTATTGAAAAGGGTTGGAGAAATAACCGGACGTAAAAAGTTTCAAAAAATCGTCTTTATCAGCAAAAAATTAGGCATGCCATTTCATGAAAAATACAATTTTCATCGCTATGGCCCTTATTCCGAAGAACTGAGCCTCCGTCTGGAAGAACTGCAGCAATTCGGATTTATATCGGAAATCAAAGAAGAAAAGGCAGGCTATCATCAATATCGTTATCAGGTGGCTGCTAACGGGGAAGATTTTCTGAATACGAAAGGGAACGATCGCGAAACATTTGAACAACAGAAAACCGTCATTGAAGACATGAACGCTTGCTCGTCCAAGTTTCTTGAATTGGCCTCCACGATCCTTTTCTTGGAACCTGCAGATAAAGAAGAAATCATCAAGAAAGTACATACGTTGAAGAAGACGCAAAAGTACTCCAAACAAGATATCGAACAGGCTTATGCCCATATTGAGTACTGGAGGCAGCATCTTAATAAAGGTCGCTAA
- a CDS encoding C40 family peptidase: protein MKKYALSTVVAVGLLFAPNAADAFSVDAGSMSEGDVNDSVNALQVELKDLGYFQGSTGSTFGPRTLSAVKAYQEDHGISSPAGNFFGVAGPQTIASLEGSSSSGSSESSSSSSNSSSMSNGDTGESVSDLQQQLQDLGYYNGSVDSIFGPQTESAVKAYQEDHGISSPAGSFFGVAGPATLNSLEGQPSGGSGGSDNSGNSSSSSESSDGNSSEGNSSENSSSGNSSSNASTEDGNTEEAVAGASTDNSSDSSGDADALIDTAMAQMGTPYSYGANGPSAFDCSGFINYVLDQNGEGLDHRADTSSLYNMSTTVASPSEGDLVFFDTSGGVSHAGIYIGNGEFIHASASNGVTIDSLDDPYYWGDRYIGAGSL, encoded by the coding sequence ATGAAAAAATATGCTTTAAGCACAGTCGTGGCAGTAGGGTTGCTATTCGCACCAAACGCGGCAGACGCATTTAGTGTCGATGCAGGTTCAATGTCCGAAGGTGATGTAAATGATTCCGTTAATGCATTACAAGTAGAACTAAAAGATCTCGGATACTTTCAAGGTTCCACAGGTTCCACGTTCGGTCCCCGAACGCTAAGCGCTGTGAAAGCTTATCAAGAAGACCATGGCATTTCTTCACCGGCAGGGAATTTCTTTGGAGTAGCAGGGCCGCAAACAATTGCTTCACTTGAAGGATCTTCTTCCAGTGGCTCCAGTGAAAGCTCTTCTTCCAGCAGCAATTCCAGTTCCATGTCTAATGGAGACACTGGGGAGTCAGTAAGTGACCTCCAGCAACAACTTCAAGATCTTGGTTACTATAATGGAAGCGTTGATTCTATCTTCGGTCCGCAAACGGAAAGTGCCGTAAAAGCTTATCAAGAAGACCATGGCATTTCTTCACCGGCAGGGAGTTTCTTTGGAGTAGCAGGACCGGCCACGTTAAACTCTCTTGAAGGGCAGCCAAGCGGCGGTTCCGGCGGCAGTGACAATTCCGGAAACAGCAGCTCTTCAAGCGAATCTAGCGATGGGAACAGTTCTGAAGGCAATTCTTCCGAGAACAGCAGCTCTGGCAATTCCAGCAGCAATGCTTCAACTGAAGACGGAAATACCGAAGAAGCTGTAGCGGGTGCATCAACCGATAATAGTTCCGATAGCAGTGGTGACGCGGACGCATTGATCGACACGGCCATGGCACAAATGGGCACGCCATATAGTTATGGCGCTAACGGTCCGAGCGCATTTGATTGCAGCGGATTCATCAACTATGTGTTAGATCAGAACGGAGAAGGGTTGGATCATCGCGCTGACACTTCTTCGCTATACAACATGAGCACAACCGTAGCGAGTCCGAGCGAAGGCGATCTTGTATTCTTTGACACTAGCGGCGGTGTATCCCACGCGGGGATCTATATCGGCAATGGGGAGTTCATCCACGCAAGTGCTTCCAATGGTGTCACCATCGACAGTTTAGATGACCCTTATTATTGGGGTGACCGTTACATCGGCGCCGGAAGTCTCTAA
- a CDS encoding HD domain-containing protein, translating to MSRGNEMLKEEKVFKDPVHRYIHVNDRLIWDLIGTKEFQRLRRVRQLGTTFLTFHGAEHTRFNHSLGVYEIMRRMIEVFHGRPHWNEEDRLLCLATALLHDIGHGPFSHSFEKVFDTDHESWTREIINGETEVNAVLRRMGDQFPREVADVIEKTHPNKLVVSMISSQIDADRMDYLQRDAFYTGVSYGHFDMERILRVMRPLDDQVVIKSTGMHAVEDYIMSRYQMYWQVYFHPVTRSAEVILNKILRRAKYLYLNGYVFNQSPAHLKPFFDGDISIEDYLKLDEMVIFYYFQVWEEEEDEILADLCSRFLHRRLFQYVEFNQHFIMNEWAGLQERFKAIGVDPEYYLVIDFSSDLPYDFYRPGEEEERMPIHLLMNDRKLRELSRQSDVVEAISGKKRTDHKLYYPSDVLHTPGQESEKREILEILSG from the coding sequence ATGAGCAGAGGCAATGAAATGTTAAAAGAAGAAAAAGTGTTTAAGGACCCGGTCCACCGGTATATTCATGTCAACGACCGGTTGATCTGGGATTTGATCGGAACGAAAGAGTTCCAACGGCTGCGGCGGGTGCGCCAGCTCGGGACCACGTTTCTCACCTTTCACGGAGCGGAGCATACACGTTTTAACCATTCGCTCGGAGTATACGAAATCATGCGGCGGATGATTGAAGTTTTTCATGGACGTCCCCACTGGAATGAGGAAGACCGTTTGCTTTGTCTGGCAACGGCACTTCTCCATGATATTGGACATGGTCCTTTTTCCCATTCATTTGAAAAAGTGTTTGATACAGACCATGAAAGTTGGACACGGGAGATTATTAATGGGGAGACAGAGGTGAATGCGGTCCTTCGTCGAATGGGGGATCAATTTCCGCGTGAAGTGGCAGATGTGATTGAAAAAACACATCCGAACAAACTTGTTGTCAGCATGATCTCCAGCCAGATTGATGCGGACCGCATGGACTATTTACAACGTGACGCCTTTTACACGGGTGTCAGTTACGGGCATTTCGACATGGAGCGGATTTTACGGGTGATGCGGCCGTTGGACGATCAGGTCGTTATTAAAAGCACCGGGATGCACGCGGTGGAAGACTATATCATGAGCCGTTATCAGATGTATTGGCAAGTCTATTTTCATCCGGTTACACGAAGCGCGGAAGTAATCTTAAATAAAATATTGCGGAGAGCGAAATACCTGTATTTGAACGGCTATGTGTTCAACCAATCCCCCGCGCACCTCAAACCTTTTTTTGACGGAGATATTTCTATTGAGGATTATTTAAAGCTTGATGAAATGGTTATCTTCTATTATTTCCAAGTGTGGGAAGAAGAAGAGGATGAAATTCTTGCAGATTTATGCAGCCGTTTTCTGCATCGACGCCTGTTTCAATACGTTGAATTCAACCAACATTTTATTATGAATGAATGGGCAGGATTGCAAGAGCGTTTTAAAGCCATAGGGGTAGACCCGGAATATTATCTGGTCATTGATTTTTCATCGGACTTGCCCTATGATTTTTACCGTCCAGGGGAAGAGGAAGAACGGATGCCGATTCATTTGCTTATGAACGATCGGAAACTCCGCGAGTTATCACGGCAATCAGATGTCGTCGAGGCTATTTCAGGAAAAAAACGAACGGATCATAAGCTGTATTATCCGAGTGATGTTTTGCATACGCCCGGCCAAGAAAGCGAGAAGCGTGAAATATTGGAGATTCTGTCAGGTTGA